A window of uncultured Litoreibacter sp. contains these coding sequences:
- a CDS encoding ABC transporter permease has product MDLTSINPVLLVASLMVASTPIILAAIGELVVEKSGVLNLGVEGMMITGAICGFAIAVESGSPALGFLAAALGGAVLSLLFGILTQFFLSNQVATGLGLTLFGLGLSSLMGQGYIGIRPPATEKLDIPLLSDIPVLGPILFNQDLVVYFALALVVATWAVLKFTRAGLILRAVGENHDAAHALGYKVVRVRLMAITFGGACAGLGGAYLSLVRVPQWTEGMTAGAGWIALAIVVFGAWRPFRVLLGAYLFGGVTVLQLNLQAAGVAIPVEYLSMSPYLITIAVLVIMSSGKAKSALSAPACLGKLFHASS; this is encoded by the coding sequence ATGGACCTAACCTCAATCAACCCCGTTCTGCTGGTAGCCTCCCTCATGGTCGCATCCACCCCCATCATCCTCGCCGCTATCGGCGAGCTGGTCGTCGAAAAATCCGGCGTCCTGAACCTCGGCGTCGAGGGAATGATGATCACCGGCGCAATCTGCGGCTTTGCGATAGCCGTCGAAAGCGGCTCCCCCGCGCTGGGGTTCCTCGCTGCAGCCCTGGGCGGTGCGGTGCTATCGCTGCTTTTCGGCATCCTGACGCAGTTCTTCCTGTCCAATCAGGTGGCCACCGGGCTTGGGCTGACGCTATTTGGCCTCGGGCTCAGCTCGCTCATGGGGCAAGGATATATCGGCATCCGCCCTCCCGCGACGGAGAAGCTGGATATCCCGCTGCTTTCCGACATACCGGTGCTTGGACCGATCCTGTTCAACCAGGATCTGGTGGTCTATTTCGCGCTCGCCCTTGTGGTGGCCACATGGGCAGTACTGAAATTCACCCGCGCGGGCCTGATTTTGCGTGCAGTGGGCGAGAACCACGACGCCGCCCACGCGCTGGGCTACAAAGTGGTGCGCGTCCGGCTAATGGCGATCACCTTCGGCGGGGCCTGCGCGGGGCTTGGCGGGGCATACCTGTCGCTCGTACGCGTGCCACAATGGACCGAGGGCATGACCGCCGGCGCGGGCTGGATTGCGCTCGCTATCGTGGTCTTCGGCGCATGGCGGCCCTTTAGGGTTTTGTTAGGAGCCTATTTATTCGGCGGGGTTACGGTTTTGCAGCTCAACCTGCAGGCAGCTGGTGTCGCGATACCGGTGGAGTACTTGTCCATGTCGCCCTATCTGATAACTATCGCCGTGCTGGTCATCATGTCGTCAGGAAAGGCTAAGTCCGCGCTCAGCGCGCCCGCCTGTCTGGGCAAACTCTTTCACGCCTCATCCTAG
- a CDS encoding BMP family ABC transporter substrate-binding protein, producing MKRRSILAAGVAALALATGGAFADGHEKTKVGFIYVGPIGDGGWTYEHDKGRLAVEAEFGDKVETVYQESVPEGADAERAITQMALQGADIIFTTSFGYMDPTNAVAAKFPDVKFEHATGYKRETPNVSTYSARFYEGRAIQGHIAGKMTKTNKIGYIASFPIPEVIRGINSAYIHAKKVNPDVEFNIIWAYTWFDPAKEADAATALIEQGADVILQHTDSTAPQAAAQKAEGVITFGQASDMGEYAPLPRVSSIIDDWAPYYIARVGAVMDGTWESSDTWDGIGAGMVAIGEISDAVPADVKAEALAMKDALADGSYHAFSGPINKQDGSVWLKEGETAADFGDDGLAGMSFYVEGITADIPN from the coding sequence ATGAAACGCAGATCAATACTCGCCGCCGGCGTCGCCGCGCTAGCCCTTGCAACCGGCGGCGCCTTCGCCGACGGCCATGAGAAGACCAAAGTGGGCTTCATCTATGTTGGCCCCATTGGTGACGGCGGTTGGACCTATGAGCATGACAAAGGCCGTCTCGCCGTCGAGGCCGAGTTCGGCGACAAGGTCGAAACCGTCTATCAGGAAAGCGTGCCAGAGGGTGCCGACGCCGAACGCGCGATCACCCAAATGGCGCTGCAGGGCGCCGACATCATCTTCACCACCTCCTTTGGCTACATGGACCCGACCAACGCGGTTGCGGCCAAGTTCCCGGACGTAAAGTTCGAGCACGCCACCGGCTACAAGCGCGAGACGCCGAACGTGTCGACCTACTCGGCTCGCTTCTACGAGGGCCGCGCCATTCAAGGTCACATCGCGGGCAAGATGACCAAGACCAACAAGATCGGCTACATCGCCTCCTTCCCGATCCCCGAGGTTATCCGCGGCATCAACTCCGCCTATATCCACGCCAAGAAGGTGAACCCGGATGTCGAATTCAACATCATCTGGGCCTACACATGGTTCGACCCGGCCAAGGAAGCTGACGCCGCAACCGCGCTGATCGAGCAAGGCGCAGACGTGATCCTGCAGCACACCGACTCCACGGCCCCACAAGCGGCGGCCCAAAAAGCTGAAGGCGTGATCACCTTCGGTCAGGCCTCCGATATGGGCGAATACGCGCCGCTGCCGCGCGTGTCCTCGATTATCGACGATTGGGCGCCCTACTACATCGCCCGCGTTGGTGCCGTGATGGACGGCACTTGGGAAAGCTCTGACACATGGGACGGCATTGGCGCAGGCATGGTTGCCATCGGGGAAATCTCCGACGCGGTGCCTGCTGACGTGAAGGCCGAAGCCCTGGCGATGAAAGACGCATTGGCAGACGGCTCCTACCACGCGTTTTCCGGCCCGATTAACAAGCAGGACGGCTCCGTCTGGTTGAAAGAGGGCGAAACCGCTGCCGATTTTGGGGATGACGGTTTGGCCGGCATGAGCTTCTACGTCGAAGGCATCACAGCGGACATCCCAAACTAA
- a CDS encoding GNAT family protein, whose protein sequence is MIPPISFKRLTEVEPAEIADHMSDPRVAEHMPLLTGDWSITDATEFVAMKEACWARDGLGHWAILADGNYIGWGGFQKEADEWDFGLVLKPDVFGWGRRIALQAITFAKDDPRIPFVTFLLPPSRKNLSALSRLGARHIGEVVYDGEVFLKYRLDTV, encoded by the coding sequence GTGATCCCTCCCATTTCGTTTAAGCGGCTCACCGAAGTAGAGCCCGCCGAAATTGCCGACCACATGTCCGACCCCCGCGTGGCGGAGCATATGCCGCTGCTCACCGGCGACTGGAGCATCACCGACGCCACCGAATTTGTTGCCATGAAGGAGGCCTGTTGGGCACGAGACGGGCTTGGTCACTGGGCGATTTTGGCAGACGGGAATTACATTGGGTGGGGCGGTTTCCAGAAAGAAGCTGATGAATGGGATTTCGGTCTGGTTTTGAAGCCTGATGTTTTCGGATGGGGTAGGCGTATCGCCCTGCAGGCCATCACTTTCGCCAAAGATGACCCGCGCATTCCGTTTGTGACTTTTCTTCTGCCGCCGTCTCGCAAGAACCTGTCAGCATTGTCCCGGCTAGGCGCGCGCCACATCGGTGAGGTGGTGTATGACGGCGAAGTCTTTCTGAAATACCGTCTGGATACCGTGTAG
- a CDS encoding aldo/keto reductase, whose amino-acid sequence MTQLFTRSGAPASPLCFGTMQFGSNADHSASAALYAACRDAGISFFDTAYVYNDGISEDYLGAFCAHELDDVLIATKINYGAPSTRETITQSTQTSLDRLKMDSVDLMYLHRWDNDTPLEESLEALAELKQQGKFRYVGISNFAAWQVVKAVQMAATFDLKIDVLQPMYNLVKRQAEVEIIPACADQDVAVVPYSPLGGGLLTGKYAQGAGGRLKDVEMYSKRYDVSWMHDTAAALPGLAAKYGTDPATLAVAWVAHNPGIAAPIISARSVAQLEPSLAAVSFEMTDDIYADMTALTQDPPPATDRLEEA is encoded by the coding sequence ATGACCCAGCTTTTCACTCGCTCCGGCGCCCCCGCCTCACCCCTTTGTTTCGGCACGATGCAGTTTGGATCAAACGCCGATCACTCTGCCTCGGCCGCCCTCTATGCTGCATGCCGTGACGCCGGTATCAGTTTCTTTGACACCGCCTACGTCTATAATGACGGCATTTCCGAGGACTATCTCGGCGCATTTTGCGCGCATGAGTTGGACGATGTGCTGATCGCCACCAAAATCAACTACGGCGCGCCCTCGACCCGCGAGACCATCACCCAGAGCACCCAAACCAGCCTCGATCGGCTGAAGATGGACAGCGTCGACTTGATGTATCTGCACCGCTGGGACAACGACACCCCGCTGGAAGAAAGCCTTGAAGCCCTCGCCGAATTGAAACAGCAAGGCAAGTTCCGCTATGTCGGCATCTCGAATTTCGCGGCGTGGCAAGTGGTGAAAGCCGTGCAAATGGCCGCCACGTTCGATCTGAAAATCGACGTGCTACAACCAATGTACAACCTAGTAAAGCGTCAGGCCGAGGTTGAGATCATTCCAGCATGTGCCGATCAGGACGTTGCTGTCGTTCCCTACTCCCCCCTTGGCGGCGGGCTTCTGACCGGCAAATACGCGCAAGGGGCCGGGGGCCGCTTGAAAGATGTCGAGATGTATTCAAAACGCTACGATGTCAGCTGGATGCACGACACCGCCGCCGCGCTGCCGGGGCTCGCAGCCAAATACGGGACCGACCCGGCCACGCTCGCCGTCGCGTGGGTGGCGCATAATCCCGGCATCGCTGCACCGATCATCTCCGCCCGTTCGGTCGCGCAGCTGGAACCTTCGCTTGCAGCGGTCAGTTTTGAGATGACCGACGACATCTATGCTGACATGACGGCGCTCACACAGGACCCGCCGCCCGCTACCGATCGCCTCGAAGAGGCATGA
- a CDS encoding FAD-binding oxidoreductase, with the protein MTRRVLIIGGGIAGISAAARISPDAEVTVLESENAIGYHATGRSAAAFLKDYGNDTVRALNYASANYLETHDLLSPRGMLLLAKPHQFDAFTADCQELGMTQLGFDEARQMVPILNADTCAFAAYREDVFDLDTDKMLQGFAKVARQNGAVIRCNAKVNSIVRRGRVWSIEAEEAYEADIIINAAGAWADQIAQMAGVSLLGFQPMRRSMARIPAPGGHDVTKWPFLHGVHDEDGVWYAKNDAGKWLVSPSEEHPMDPFDAYADDMVLAQGLARYEQMVTEPVTRLETSWAGLRTFAPDRALVLGRDATTPAFYWCAGQGGYGFQTAPAASQLLADLLAGRPPQLTADVIEALSPSRFSPSH; encoded by the coding sequence ATGACCCGAAGGGTCTTGATCATTGGCGGGGGTATTGCCGGCATCTCTGCCGCCGCACGCATCTCGCCAGATGCAGAAGTCACGGTTTTGGAATCCGAAAACGCCATCGGGTATCACGCGACTGGCCGGTCAGCAGCCGCCTTTCTGAAGGATTACGGCAACGACACCGTGCGGGCCCTGAACTACGCCTCTGCCAACTATCTGGAGACCCACGATCTGCTGTCCCCGCGCGGCATGTTGTTGCTGGCCAAACCGCACCAATTCGATGCCTTTACGGCCGACTGCCAAGAGCTTGGGATGACCCAACTTGGCTTTGACGAAGCCAGACAGATGGTTCCTATTCTGAACGCTGACACATGCGCGTTCGCGGCGTATCGCGAGGACGTGTTTGACCTTGATACCGACAAGATGTTGCAGGGATTTGCCAAGGTCGCGCGTCAAAATGGCGCCGTCATCCGCTGCAACGCGAAAGTGAACTCCATAGTCCGTCGCGGGCGCGTCTGGTCGATTGAGGCCGAAGAGGCCTACGAAGCCGACATCATCATCAACGCGGCAGGGGCATGGGCGGATCAAATCGCTCAGATGGCAGGTGTGTCCTTGCTGGGGTTTCAGCCGATGCGCAGGTCGATGGCGCGTATCCCGGCGCCCGGCGGGCATGACGTCACCAAATGGCCATTCCTGCACGGCGTTCATGACGAGGATGGGGTTTGGTACGCCAAGAATGACGCGGGGAAGTGGTTGGTTTCGCCTTCCGAAGAGCACCCGATGGACCCGTTTGATGCATATGCGGACGACATGGTGCTCGCCCAGGGGTTGGCCCGGTATGAACAGATGGTGACCGAGCCGGTTACCCGGCTGGAAACTTCTTGGGCCGGGCTAAGAACATTTGCCCCGGACCGGGCATTGGTTCTGGGGCGGGACGCAACCACGCCGGCGTTTTATTGGTGCGCGGGGCAAGGCGGGTACGGCTTTCAAACCGCCCCCGCTGCGAGCCAGCTACTGGCGGACCTTTTGGCGGGAAGACCCCCACAGCTGACGGCTGATGTGATTGAGGCACTGAGCCCCAGCCGTTTCTCTCCAAGCCATTGA
- a CDS encoding FAD-dependent oxidoreductase, with product MKTHVKALVVGGGAVGTSIAYHLGKAGWDTMLLERDELTSGSTWHAAGLLPYFNMSYATTHIHDYSIKFYKTLEEETGLNAGFSICGNLRMAQTKERMDEYALYGATAETVGVPYEWLTAKEIKDRWPLIRTEDLEGAIYHPTDGYINPADVTMAMAKGARQHGVTIERKWQVDGYEWTGSEWKVTVTKMVEKGGNLVPSDEQTVITAEHVVTATGNHAQRTAELLKIKIPAIPVEHQFIVMEQDPALVEWRKDNPEHPVIRDADAQSYVREERGGWILGVYEKNAPARFEYGVPDSFRADLFQLDLERIEEQYMAMIHRIPSCETCGLKDDFNGPICYTPDGNPLVGPAPGLRNMWLAEGFSFGITAAGGTGYYLAQMMVEGEAEIDMASLDPKRYGSWMTTEFAARKNEECYDHVYILHHPDEERPAARPLRTSPAYDRQAARGAQFGWVNGWERPNYYAPAGFSDHDSRSFRRGGWWQYAVEEATAIREGVGLIDATAFTKHIVKGPGAAAFLDWFTTNKLPRVGRINLTYALTDAGTTRTEYTIVRLADDEFYLVSAGAWTAYDADYLRKSIEDKEAEFGRIECQDVTTQWGVFAIAGPKSRDVLNAVIKDADPATALSNKRFPWLSAKQIELGMCPVNAIRVAYTGELGWELHHPMEMQNYLFDLLEKAGEPHGMKLVGARAQNWLRQEKSYRAFGTELGRDATPMEADLPRFVDLEKEFRGKAAMQAIGVRSKCVTLLIDGPDDADPWGREALYDGDTKVGRLTSGGYSVAFGKSIGMGYVSPDLATVGTKLKVRMQRQLWDAEIVEDSPFDPKNAKIRVDG from the coding sequence ATGAAAACTCATGTCAAAGCTTTGGTTGTCGGCGGCGGCGCCGTCGGTACGTCGATCGCCTACCATCTGGGTAAGGCCGGCTGGGACACAATGCTGCTTGAACGCGATGAGCTGACGTCGGGCTCCACGTGGCACGCCGCTGGTCTGCTGCCCTATTTCAACATGAGCTATGCCACCACGCATATTCACGACTATTCCATCAAATTCTACAAAACGCTGGAAGAAGAGACGGGCCTGAATGCAGGTTTCTCCATCTGCGGCAACCTGCGCATGGCGCAGACCAAAGAGCGGATGGATGAATATGCGCTGTACGGGGCAACGGCGGAAACCGTGGGCGTGCCTTACGAGTGGCTGACCGCGAAAGAGATCAAGGACCGCTGGCCGCTGATCCGTACCGAGGACCTGGAAGGCGCGATATACCACCCAACCGACGGCTACATTAACCCCGCCGACGTCACCATGGCCATGGCCAAAGGTGCACGCCAACATGGCGTCACGATTGAACGCAAATGGCAGGTCGACGGCTACGAGTGGACTGGGTCTGAGTGGAAGGTCACCGTCACAAAAATGGTCGAGAAGGGCGGCAATCTAGTGCCCTCCGACGAGCAAACAGTCATTACTGCCGAACATGTGGTCACCGCGACGGGCAACCATGCGCAACGCACCGCTGAGCTGTTGAAGATCAAAATTCCAGCCATCCCGGTAGAACACCAGTTCATCGTGATGGAGCAGGACCCCGCGCTGGTCGAATGGCGCAAGGACAACCCCGAACATCCGGTTATCCGCGACGCTGACGCGCAGTCTTATGTGCGTGAAGAACGCGGCGGCTGGATATTGGGCGTTTACGAAAAGAACGCGCCAGCACGGTTCGAATACGGCGTGCCCGACAGCTTCCGCGCCGACCTGTTCCAGCTCGATCTGGAGCGGATCGAAGAGCAATACATGGCCATGATCCATCGTATTCCATCGTGCGAGACCTGCGGCCTAAAAGACGACTTCAATGGCCCGATTTGCTACACGCCAGACGGCAACCCACTTGTCGGTCCCGCGCCGGGGCTGCGCAATATGTGGTTGGCCGAAGGCTTTTCGTTCGGGATCACGGCGGCTGGTGGTACGGGATACTATCTGGCTCAGATGATGGTCGAAGGCGAAGCCGAGATCGACATGGCCTCGCTTGATCCCAAACGCTACGGCTCGTGGATGACGACCGAGTTTGCGGCGCGCAAGAACGAGGAGTGCTACGACCACGTCTATATTCTGCACCATCCTGACGAGGAACGACCCGCCGCTCGCCCCCTGCGCACCTCGCCCGCCTATGACCGCCAAGCCGCCCGCGGGGCGCAATTTGGCTGGGTGAACGGCTGGGAACGGCCGAACTACTACGCACCCGCAGGGTTCAGCGACCATGACAGCCGCTCTTTCCGCCGTGGCGGTTGGTGGCAATACGCGGTCGAAGAGGCAACGGCCATCCGCGAAGGTGTGGGCCTGATCGACGCGACAGCCTTTACTAAACACATCGTCAAAGGGCCCGGTGCCGCCGCGTTCCTGGACTGGTTCACCACCAACAAGTTGCCCCGCGTGGGCCGCATCAACCTGACATATGCTTTGACCGACGCGGGCACGACCCGCACGGAATACACGATTGTGCGTTTGGCTGATGATGAATTCTATCTTGTCTCGGCGGGCGCATGGACGGCCTATGATGCTGATTACCTTAGGAAATCCATCGAAGACAAAGAAGCCGAGTTTGGCCGTATCGAGTGTCAGGATGTGACCACGCAATGGGGCGTGTTCGCCATTGCCGGGCCAAAATCGCGCGATGTTCTGAACGCGGTGATCAAGGATGCCGATCCGGCGACGGCGCTTAGCAATAAGCGCTTCCCGTGGCTCAGCGCGAAGCAGATCGAGCTGGGCATGTGCCCCGTCAACGCGATCCGCGTGGCTTACACGGGTGAACTGGGCTGGGAGCTGCACCATCCGATGGAAATGCAGAACTACCTGTTCGACCTACTCGAAAAGGCGGGCGAGCCACATGGGATGAAGCTGGTGGGCGCGCGGGCGCAAAACTGGCTGCGGCAGGAAAAGTCGTACCGCGCCTTTGGCACTGAACTTGGCCGCGATGCGACGCCGATGGAGGCTGACCTGCCGCGCTTCGTGGATCTTGAGAAGGAGTTCCGCGGTAAGGCCGCGATGCAGGCCATTGGTGTGCGCTCAAAATGCGTGACTTTGTTGATCGACGGGCCGGATGACGCGGACCCGTGGGGCCGCGAAGCGCTTTATGATGGGGACACCAAGGTTGGTCGCCTGACGTCGGGTGGGTATTCCGTGGCCTTCGGGAAATCCATCGGCATGGGCTACGTGTCGCCTGATCTGGCGACCGTTGGCACCAAGCTGAAGGTGCGGATGCAACGCCAGCTTTGGGACGCAGAAATTGTGGAAGACAGCCCGTTTGACCCGAAGAATGCAAAGATCCGGGTAGACGGCTAG
- a CDS encoding lytic transglycosylase domain-containing protein yields MIKRRIFRTSVFAALVASAPAIAIAAQCGNNSGGFAAWKSQFAKEASQAGIKNAGLKALANASYSKSTIAADRNQKGVKYSLDRFIKIRLGSVDGFAAQARKRKARNPGFYQSLEAKYGVPAGILLAIHGMETGFGRNMGNTPVVDSILTVAYDCRRSAFFIPHALAALAMVDRGILSPGQRGAAHGELGHTQFLPGNALKYGVDATGDGRADFYNQADALASTANFLRAKGWQPGQPYQQGTANFRVLNEWNAATVYQQAIALSAARIDR; encoded by the coding sequence ATGATCAAACGCCGTATTTTCAGAACCTCAGTATTTGCCGCGCTCGTCGCCTCTGCCCCAGCAATCGCTATCGCCGCTCAATGCGGCAACAATTCTGGCGGGTTTGCCGCATGGAAATCGCAGTTCGCCAAAGAGGCTTCCCAAGCAGGCATTAAGAACGCGGGCCTGAAGGCTCTGGCGAATGCAAGCTATTCAAAAAGCACGATCGCCGCGGACCGCAACCAAAAGGGCGTGAAATATTCGCTGGACCGGTTCATCAAGATCAGGCTCGGCTCCGTCGACGGGTTTGCCGCGCAGGCGCGCAAACGAAAGGCTCGCAACCCGGGGTTCTATCAGTCGTTGGAGGCCAAATACGGGGTCCCAGCAGGCATCTTGCTTGCAATCCATGGCATGGAAACCGGCTTTGGCCGCAACATGGGCAACACGCCGGTTGTGGATTCTATCCTGACAGTGGCTTATGATTGCCGCCGCAGCGCGTTTTTTATCCCACACGCCTTGGCTGCACTGGCGATGGTGGATCGTGGTATCCTGTCGCCGGGTCAACGGGGGGCTGCGCATGGCGAGTTGGGTCACACGCAGTTCTTGCCGGGCAATGCACTGAAATACGGTGTGGATGCCACTGGCGACGGGCGCGCCGATTTCTACAATCAGGCGGACGCTTTGGCCTCTACCGCCAACTTCCTGCGCGCCAAAGGCTGGCAGCCTGGCCAGCCATACCAACAGGGCACGGCCAACTTCCGGGTTCTGAACGAATGGAATGCGGCGACCGTTTACCAACAAGCCATTGCCCTGTCGGCAGCGCGGATCGACCGCTAG
- a CDS encoding D-glycerate dehydrogenase — MPRQKLSVVVTRRLPDVVETRMSELFNVRLRDSDDPMSKSELAAAMRETDVLVPTLSDKIDAGMLGQAGDKLKLIANYGAGVDHIDIATARQRGILVSNTPGAVTEDTADMTLALILSVTRRIPEGLAKMQSGDWEGWSPTALMGGRIAGRRLGILGMGRIGQAVARRARVFGMQIHYHNRTPVHQGIADGLEATYWESLDQMISRMDVLSINCPHTPATYHLMNARRLKLMKPSAVIVNTSRGEVIDENALTRMLRAGELAGAGLDVFERGTDINPRLRELPNVVALPHMGSATEEGRVEMGEKVLLNIKTFDDGHRPPDQVVPGML, encoded by the coding sequence TTGCCGAGACAAAAGCTAAGTGTTGTCGTGACGCGACGGTTGCCAGACGTCGTCGAAACCCGGATGAGCGAGCTGTTCAATGTGCGGCTGCGCGACAGCGACGACCCCATGAGCAAATCCGAACTTGCAGCAGCGATGCGGGAGACCGACGTCCTGGTGCCGACGCTGAGCGACAAGATAGATGCCGGCATGCTGGGGCAGGCAGGCGATAAGCTGAAATTGATTGCGAATTATGGCGCGGGCGTCGACCACATCGACATCGCAACGGCAAGGCAACGCGGGATTTTGGTGTCTAACACCCCAGGCGCGGTGACCGAGGACACGGCTGACATGACGCTGGCGCTGATCTTGTCGGTTACCCGTCGTATCCCCGAAGGCCTGGCAAAGATGCAAAGCGGTGACTGGGAGGGCTGGTCGCCAACCGCCTTGATGGGGGGGCGGATCGCGGGACGCAGGCTGGGCATTTTGGGAATGGGCCGCATTGGGCAGGCCGTCGCCCGGCGCGCGCGGGTTTTCGGGATGCAAATCCATTACCACAATCGCACCCCGGTGCATCAAGGTATCGCCGACGGGTTGGAGGCAACCTATTGGGAAAGCCTGGACCAGATGATTTCGCGGATGGACGTGCTGTCCATCAACTGCCCGCACACGCCTGCAACCTATCATCTTATGAACGCGCGCCGCTTGAAGTTGATGAAGCCGTCGGCGGTCATTGTGAACACCTCGCGCGGCGAGGTCATAGACGAGAACGCGCTGACGCGGATGCTCAGGGCCGGAGAGCTGGCGGGCGCAGGTCTTGACGTTTTCGAACGCGGCACTGACATCAACCCCCGATTGCGTGAGCTGCCCAATGTCGTGGCCCTGCCGCATATGGGGTCGGCGACGGAAGAAGGTCGGGTCGAGATGGGTGAGAAAGTTCTGCTCAATATCAAAACATTCGATGACGGGCACCGCCCGCCCGATCAGGTCGTTCCGGGGATGTTGTGA
- a CDS encoding SH3 domain-containing protein, whose protein sequence is MAAICAVLWSGQAMAAERGPVTNLPMPRFVSLKASEGNVRRGPSLTHRIDWVFQRRNMPLQIIAEHGHWRRVQDRDGAGGWVHYTLLSGVRTVLVEEDMAPIHKLADPSSAVQAYAEAGVIARLGKCVDGWCRVTVEGSKGWIKRSAFWGLMAGETRE, encoded by the coding sequence ATGGCGGCTATTTGCGCCGTTTTGTGGTCTGGCCAAGCAATGGCGGCGGAACGTGGTCCGGTGACCAACTTGCCGATGCCGCGTTTCGTTTCACTAAAAGCATCTGAGGGCAATGTGCGCCGCGGGCCTTCGCTAACCCATCGGATCGACTGGGTTTTCCAGCGCCGCAACATGCCGCTTCAGATAATCGCCGAACACGGCCATTGGCGGCGTGTCCAGGATCGCGACGGCGCAGGCGGCTGGGTACACTACACCTTGCTGTCAGGCGTCCGGACCGTGCTGGTCGAAGAGGACATGGCCCCCATTCACAAGCTTGCCGACCCTTCATCTGCGGTTCAGGCCTATGCCGAGGCTGGCGTCATTGCGCGCTTGGGAAAATGTGTGGATGGCTGGTGCCGCGTCACCGTGGAAGGCTCCAAAGGCTGGATCAAACGCAGCGCGTTTTGGGGATTGATGGCAGGCGAAACGCGCGAATAG
- a CDS encoding inositol monophosphatase family protein — translation MLTDEQTDALIETVRAVAKAEILPHFRNLGALEIDSKSAPDDLVTIADRAAELAISKAVHDILPDAAIVGEEAVSADKSVLARVKEPGTVVIIDPIDGTWNYANGVATYGVILAVIEDGETVFGLLYDPSYDDWIMARKGQGALFCRADGRREPMQLAPPPDALSDCFGFVGMYLFNAERQAQLAATLPKFRRTQTLRCSCHEYRLLTQGASQFCLNGMLNVWDHAAGVLIYQEAGGVARLLDGRSYSPAMRKGHLLTAASEPLWEQLSELFGDE, via the coding sequence ATGCTGACCGACGAACAGACCGATGCGCTGATTGAAACCGTACGCGCCGTGGCAAAGGCAGAGATATTGCCGCATTTCCGCAATCTTGGCGCGCTGGAGATCGACAGCAAGTCCGCGCCCGATGACTTGGTCACCATAGCCGACCGTGCCGCTGAATTGGCGATCTCCAAGGCGGTGCATGACATTCTGCCAGACGCTGCGATTGTCGGCGAAGAGGCTGTGTCAGCGGACAAAAGTGTCCTTGCGCGGGTCAAGGAACCGGGAACGGTCGTCATTATTGATCCGATTGACGGCACCTGGAATTATGCAAATGGTGTCGCGACTTACGGCGTAATTCTCGCTGTGATCGAGGACGGCGAGACTGTTTTCGGGCTGCTCTATGACCCCAGCTATGACGACTGGATCATGGCTCGCAAAGGGCAGGGGGCCTTGTTCTGCCGCGCCGATGGGCGGCGCGAACCAATGCAGCTTGCACCACCACCTGACGCATTGTCGGATTGCTTCGGTTTTGTGGGGATGTATCTGTTCAATGCAGAGCGGCAGGCGCAATTGGCCGCCACCTTGCCGAAGTTCCGGCGGACGCAGACGCTGCGCTGCTCGTGCCACGAATACCGCTTGCTGACACAGGGCGCGTCGCAGTTCTGCCTCAATGGGATGTTGAACGTGTGGGATCACGCCGCAGGCGTTTTGATTTATCAGGAGGCCGGAGGCGTGGCGCGCCTGCTGGACGGGCGATCCTACAGCCCGGCAATGCGTAAGGGCCATCTGCTGACCGCCGCATCAGAGCCGCTTTGGGAACAGCTTTCGGAATTGTTTGGCGACGAATAA